Proteins from one Juglans microcarpa x Juglans regia isolate MS1-56 chromosome 6S, Jm3101_v1.0, whole genome shotgun sequence genomic window:
- the LOC121237947 gene encoding thylakoid lumenal 17.9 kDa protein, chloroplastic has translation MDAWFGKDKQTGPNMSLIGHLLPPLSSTSKPSSAIKTSLCLQIPESTFQIPNPKPILLSKLLSLALAATLSSPLPALAIPSLNSQSSLLSPTTPFSQSKNLQTGLENGKIRPCPSTNPGCVSTNPKSSSFAFPWRIPENSTDNAVQKLQEAILKTQKNAKIQVVEDTPNGQYLQAEIDGGFDRDVLEFLVKGDVVAYRSMATKVTYVYPFTTALGDSKGQEERMKKIKDLLGWYAPSFDAMD, from the exons ATGGATGCCTGGTTCGGAAAGGATAAACAGACTGGACCAAACATGAGTTTGATTGGTCATCTGCTCCCTCCACTTTCTTCAACCTCCAAGCCCTCCTCAGCCATCAAGACCTCGCTTTGCCTTCAAATCCCAGAATCTACTTTCCAAATTCCAAATCCAAAACCCATACTCCTATCTAAGCTACTCTCTTTGGCTCTTGCTGCAACCTTGAGCTCCCCATTACCTGCTTTGGCAATCCCTTCACTCAACTCTCAGTCCTCGCTACTCTCTCCCACCACTCCCTTCTCCCAATCCAAGAACTTGCAGACTGGACTCGAAAATGG GAAAATTAGACCTTGCCCGTCAACAAATCCAGGTTGTGTATCAACAAATCCGAAATCATCATCATTTGCATTCCCATGGAGAATTCCTGAAAATTCTACCGACAATGCAGTTCAG AAATTGCAAGAAGCAATCCTGAAAACACAGAAAAATGCGAAAATTCAGGTTGTGGAAGATACACCAAATG GTCAATATTTACAAGCTGAGATCGACGGCGGGTTTGATCGGGATGTGCTCGAGTTCTTGGTGAAAGGAGATGTGGTTGCATATAGGTCTATGGCCACTAAAGTAACATACGTCTACCCCTTCACAACAGCATTAGGGGATTCGAAGGGACaagaagaaagaatgaagaaaatcaAGGATCTGTTGGGCTGGTATGCTCCAAGTTTTGATGCCATGGATTAA
- the LOC121237210 gene encoding mediator of RNA polymerase II transcription subunit 30-like produces MEQKTSSPLTSEKTTQELAIEGQKHLEETIESAFQILSSMNDELCNPALWSTTTSTSLSSATAITANTAPIAKGPSSLSSNGVVNGDAASSDTHPAESVGGTGGALEEARFRYKNSVNSLRAVIAAIPSSRKAKAFEMGSPPSGPESPEDQTEIQKLEERASSLRKELANKNMYLKLLIDQLRDLITDISTWQSPCSV; encoded by the exons ATGGAACAGAAAACCTCGTCCCCGTTAACGAGCGAGAAGACCACGCAAGAGCTTGCAATTGAAGGCCAGAAGCATCTAGAAGAAACCATAGAGTCAGCCTTCCAGATCCTTTCCTCCATGAACGACGAGCTCTGTAACCCCGCCTTGTGGTCCACCACTACTTCTACTTCTTTATCATCTGCGACTGCTATCACTGCTAATACGGCCCCAATTGCCAAAGGCCCTTCTTCTCTATCCTCGAACGGTGTTGTCAATGGCGACGCCGCCTCTTCCGACACGCATCCCGCTGAGAGTGTTGGTGGTACTGGAGGAGCGCTCGAAGAAGCTCGGTTTCGGTATAAGAACTCTGTGAACTCACTTCGTGCAGTTATCGCCGCAATCCCTAGCTCTCGTAAG GCAAAAGCATTTGAAATGGGTTCACCTCCAAGTGGCCCGGAATCCCCAGAAGATCAGACTGAAATTCAGAAGTTAGAAGAGCGAGCCTCTAGTCTAAGAAAG GAACTTGCAAACAAGAACATGTATCTCAAGCTTCTCATAGATCAGCTACGAGATCTTATTACTGACATTTCTACATGGCAAAGTCCTTGTTCTGTATGA